Part of the Eleginops maclovinus isolate JMC-PN-2008 ecotype Puerto Natales chromosome 3, JC_Emac_rtc_rv5, whole genome shotgun sequence genome is shown below.
atatatttcttCCCTTTATTCACCATTTTATGGACACGTGATTAATTGGACTGAAATACACAAAGTCCACAACAGACGTCACTGGTTGGCAAAACATTACAAGGAAACAGATAGGTGAcgggcagtatgagagaaaagttgttcaaataaaaaacaagagggagggaagaaataaaacagaagccCAAACATGATCtgaggaaaacatttaacatataattattatgatgatgattataattCGCTTTTCCATATACATACTTGGAACATATCCGAGAGCAGGAAGTTATGTTGTAGGGAAGTGTGAGTCATTACGCTAACAAATGTTATTCCAGTAGAACCAGTTAAAGCATGCCTGTGGAACTTTCCTCGCAAGTCATTTCCTGGTTTGAAGTTGCAGCGGGGGACATCATATCTTCAAGTCACTGAGGAATATGTCTAATGTctattttaaaagaacaaatacatgttttgcaGATTTAATTCTGGTTTAACCAACTTTCaaattgatttgatttctagccatttaaaaaagcttaCATTTGTAATGAAGGTTTGATTCATTTATACATCAAATTTAAAGAACAACTTAATGTAAAtccacaaaaaataaacacaaaaaaaaatcatttgaacACCTACTTTTTCAAGAAAACTGGATAAAGTCATCTGCCAATAAGATGTAAAGTAACTTCTAAAGTGTCTTCAAGGTAGGATTGCCCGGCAAACTAATTCACAAAACTGGTTTAGCTCTGTGACTTCCTTTCCCATCAGTGTCAGAGACAAAGAAATATGTTCATCATTTTTTCTTCGTGGATGAATTTCGATCTTTGGACATTTATTTTGCTATTGTTCTGCTGTCAGAGGCTGTCaagtaagaatgtgtgtgtgtgtgtgtgtgtgtgtgtgtgtgtgtgtgtgtgtgtgtgtgtgtgtgtgtgtgtgtgtgtgtgtgtgtgtgtgtgtgtgtgtttgtgtggtgtggtgtgtgtgtgtgtgtgtgtgtgtgtgtgtgtgtgtgtgtgtgtgtgtgtgtgtgtgtgtgtatgtgggtgggtgggtgggtgggtgggtatgtgtgtgtgtgtgtgtgtgtgtgtgtgtgtgtgtgtgtgtgtgtgtgtgtgtgtgtgtgtgtgtgtgtgtgtgtgtgtgtgtgtgtgtgtgtgtgtgtgtgtgtgtgtgtgtgtgtgtgtgtgtaaacatatATAAGTGCCAGTGTTCCTGTCCCATCTCACACTTCGCTCAGGACTCAAGCTGGTTTCAGGAGATCTACTTTGCAGGTGAGCATCTGAAAATGGACtttcaaataaactttattaGCATCTCACTGTGTTAATGGGAAGAGGTCTTTCAATTTCCAATACCTTTATTATAATTCACACTGGCTTCAGTTCATGCACATCTTGTTGCTTCTTAAAGATGAATATCAGACTGGTTTCTTGTCTTAAGAAATGTTGACAGAGATTTTATCATGAAGATGTTTTCATGAATTTTTTCATCTGATTTCAGGTTTGTTCTGGACTCGTCCACCCACCAGAATGTTTTCCTTCCTGGTTCTTGCTGTGCTCTGCACCAGCTGCATGACAGGTAACATATACGCCTTTAAATAAGATATTTGTATGTAAATGGGGAAGCAGCATGGCTTCCTCTCAcataagacatttattttatttcttcagcTCCCTTGCCTCAGTACTCCTTCTCTCCCGCTGTTGGAAATGGTGGAGGACAGGCATTCtccacagaaaatgaaaatggacCGATCACAGGGATCAGGCTCTGGGAAAATACCAACAGTTACATCACCGGGTCAGTCTGTCCTCCTtctttaatacaaatgtaaagaaCTGTATGGAAGTTAAAGAGGGTCAAACATAGGGAGGATCGTGCATGTATTACTTAAGCTGAAGGGAGAGTGAAACAGTGATTTTAAAGAAGGTGAGTTCTTTTTTTCTAACCCCAGATTATCACTGACAGTagtaattgcatttattttattgaaaaaatcTTAGCAGGCATTggtgaaatgtaataaagtataTTCACTtgaatactgtacatatttgaGTTACTTGGACTTTACGGAAGTATTTTCTTCATGTGCCAGATTATACTATTCCAGTAGAtttcaaagggaaatattgtcttttttactttattttacagctttagtaACTAGTTACTTTATAGATTCAGATAGAGAAGACacgaaacaaataaataacttttaaaataagatgTCTTTATGTAGATTACACTATCCAGTGTTATATTTAGGTACACCTAAAACAACGAAGAGGTTGGCAAAGTGTTATTGGCAGTTATTTTGCTTGtcttttatgtcattttttgtaTAAACATTTATCAGTTCCAGCTTTTCAAATGTGGAGATTTGCTGCATTtccttattattattcaaatttatttttaacaaggCTGGTGAGGACGTGCTAAAGTAAACCACAAGGTTCACCCCTATTGTTCTGCTTtctatttcaatgtttttttacttgttcTTGTATAATATCCGACCATCCATGAGGATACCAAATAGTTTAAATCTGATCATTCTTCTGTCAATAATTTCCTTGAATAAACCATTGTTGTGTGTTTCCTCGCTCCTTGCAGTTTGCAGGTGCGCAATGGTTTTGTTTGGGGAGAAATGGTTGGTCGTCAAATTAACTCCGAAATGGAGCTGATCCTGAATGAAGGAGAGAGCATTCGTCAGGTGAGAGGCTTTATAATACTAAACCAATACATTGATATTGGTTTTAGTGTGTGATGTTTTTACTCATCGGGGACAAACCACATGCACTAACATGTCAATGTGCTCTCACGGTCATGTTTCAGATCTCTGGGAAATACCAGTCCGGCAGCTACATCTATCAGCTGGTCTTCGGGACCTCCAGTGGGCGCTCTCTGATTGTCGGCCAGCCCATTCAAGTAAATACCTTCTTCtacaatttgtgtttgtttcaattATACCATGATGGAAGAAGCATTCCGATCTGCATTacaacttttattcatgtatattatacctgttgtgtttattttattgtctttgcttttaaacGACTGTTATTAAGTGCCTTttctataatgtgtttattCTGCACTacttctaaatgctcttaatgtctttcattttgagcactttgaattgccttgtgttgaaaggtcctatataaataaacctgccttgCC
Proteins encoded:
- the LOC134862149 gene encoding zymogen granule membrane protein 16-like; amino-acid sequence: MFSFLVLAVLCTSCMTAPLPQYSFSPAVGNGGGQAFSTENENGPITGIRLWENTNSYITGLQVRNGFVWGEMVGRQINSEMELILNEGESIRQISGKYQSGSYIYQLVFGTSSGRSLIVGQPIQTSFNFYPSHEGQELVIISGTFNSAGLTSIAAHWAIPQAQNNSTNYD